cagcCCCCATTCACAATTCGCGAACCCTAACTGCTGCTGACCGTTCCAGAGCGTTTTTGCCTTAAATCGCACGGTTTCTTCGCACGGTTTCACCCATCTCTTCGCACGGTATGTTCCTTCTTGTAGGTTTTCGATTTCTTCGCTTTCTAGGTTAGATTCATCCGATCCTTCTTGTAGGTTTTCGATTTCTTCGCTTTCTAACACGCATCGgagttgcacggtcgttccttgGAGGAACGGTCGTGCCTTGCCGGCTGTTCACTGATTCTGATGTTGGCTCGGCATCGCCCGTGCGTTTACGAGCTGGACGGAACGGTTGATCGCACGCCGTGCGGTTACAACATTAGCCAGTCACATCTGCTCGATCTCggtgacgcacgaccgtgcgacagGCCGCACGCCCGTGCCAATTGCCTAGATCAGTTTGACAGAACCTTCATAATTGTGCGTTCTGCTGTTTTCGAATGAAATTTTTCCTGTTCCATGATTTCTAACTATATTCCTCATGCAGATGAATCATCCCTTCCTTCAGTTTAACCCCAACGATGAACGGGAAGCCCTTTGTATCCCAAGACGGGACGCCTGATGGAGAAGGCGAGGGCAGTTTGGCGTCCCCAGGAGGTTGAATTGGGACGTTATGAGGGATCTCAATCAGTTTGATATTCGGTCGTTGAAAGCGATGGGGGTAATTGTTGAGACTGATCatggggataggttgagggggctcaacaacgaggtctgggacccgtttcCCCCACTTCCAGCAGACGATGAGGATGAGGAAATGCAGGAGCAGCATGAAGTTCAGCAGCATGAGCCGCACACACTACCACACCAGCCACAAACACCTCCACATGAGCCGCAGCACCATGATTACCACCAGCATCAGGAGTGGCCAGAGTTTtaccagcagttccagcagatgcgtgtTACGCAGGAGCTACATGGGACTTATATCGACCAGATTAGGACTAGCCAGGACCAGATCagggctagtcaggatcagctctgtgacaactcgtattttgaaccCGTCTTTGTAATGAATGTATGACGTATGTGAACATGTTGTGATCATATGAGCTGTGAATTgttatgtgcatgtatgtatgatatgtgaatgtgtgttttacatgtttgtatgaaacccgaaccgcacaacactacacaAATCAcacaaggcctttgggccgtgcCATTGTGCTCGGATTAGGGGCAGCCCAATTAAGGGTCGGGCCACTCCTCTTAATCGTGTAAACCCCATAGTTGGGGATTTGGATTATCATTTGTCACAAAACACTTAACACAACACAACCCTAGCTCGCCTCTCTCTCTCACGAACTCGAAGGCAACCACACACATCATCGAAGTTCATAGTGTTTCGGATCATTATCTAATCCGGTTAGTACTTTATGTGTTTGTTGTTATTTGATGTTATGCTTGATCGATGACGGTGTGTTGTATATGATTGATTTAATCCGTTCATGTTTGTGAAATCAATATCATAGGGTTGCATGATGTTGTGTTATAGCTAGTAATGATAAGATGAATCGGTTCATATGTGTATGGTAATAATAGTCGGATGAATCTATCATCGAGTATAGTGTGGTGTAAGTTAATTATGTGATTTAAGATGTGAACAAATGGTAATCGGATTTGTATGAATGATAATCGACTGGAATGTCATATTTCCGGTTTGTTACACAAGAATTCGGAGGATATGCTTAGATGATAGGGTTGATCCGAATGAATGTTATAATGTTTGTTCTTGTTGATTTTTGATTCGGTTAGGGTTCAAATGAATAACTGATTGATTTGCCTTGTTTTGATCGAATGATTGCCATGTTTGATTGATATTATGTTAACCGAATTAATTGGAATTATGTTAATTGTTTTGTCAAATTTGGAAACCGATTGACTGTGATTAGTTGTTGTTGAATTGGAAACTATTGATGATAATTGATAATTGTAACCAACTTGCATATAATCCGGGTATGTTAAAACTAATCGCACAACACAAGAACAATCGCACATCATGGCTGAATCACACAAGCTTCCTGAATCACACAAGCTTCCTGATCGCACAAGGtcccttggatcgcacaagttatttAATAAGTGGGCTTGGTATACATACTGGACTGGGCTGGTACGGATCACACAAGCCCAATCCCAATCGCACAAAATGTCCGGATTTCACAACCCAACACGGTCGCACAAGCTAGCTGGACCGCACAAGATTGTTAATTGCTTAATTATTTGGGCCGTATGTTAGTTATTGGACTGGACTAATTCCAATCGCACAACCCGATCGTACAAGACCAGTCGGATCGCACAAGGTCTTTACATGGGCCGAGTATGTTCATGTTTGGACTTCTCTTCTGTTGGGCTTAAGTATAGTTGGGCCGGGGACtcgttggatcgcacaacatgttgtccatcgcacaacatgttgggccgattacttttGGGCTAAGAATTTAAACGCACAAGTATGATTTCATTGTActcttgactgtttacgtgctataTGTGTTTGCTATGATTATTACGTGCACGATTATCTGCTAGCTTATGTGagtcatacgtgcattacttgaaccaaacctgacttgtgtggtaaccctgttaggacgtggttgaccactgttagttcaagaaccctcttctttgtgtatctgccgagcaacccaaggtgagttcacacagccaaggcatgggattcccgggttgggaattgggttggaatgtttaatatggaatgattactcgtacttacgcaatcactagactatagaccatcgtcctcaggatagtcaggacacttacgtaaaacctacgtaaactagtatctaccattgtctcccgggtcgggaggacacttacgtaaatcctgcgtaacctaatacccactactgtcttccgggtcggaaggacacttacgtaaatcctacgtaaaccccacgcgtaccactgtcctcggggaagggcactcacgtaaatcctgcgtgacctagtacgtattcctgttctcggtttaagaagaacacatggttgcaaatagtctagtaagtaccatagtgggaagcccccattagtaaagataaacgtgggaatcccccactagtaatatataagcatgggaaaccccccccccactagatgaacttacgcattactgttatgaacttactttctgtgaactcgctcaactagttgttgattatttgctgcatgccttgcaggaccttaggtatttatggagcttgcacaaggaggagcaggtcgttgtgggcaaatgggtcgtgattacttatgtcatttcatacattaatacttatgattggggttttacattaatgcttccgctacacttaattatgttggtttgacAAAcccctttcgtattgatggataattattactatttatttacatgttcaatatgattggtggcttgatcctggtcagtcacgctcccaagcggtgatattccgcaggtggattttggggggtgtgacagattggtatcagagccattggttatagagaacttggttttaatatgggaaaacgtttttattaaaaccagactataaccagaacagtgctctcaacgatccacaacgacgcttcgctccacgtgcaagactcgacatcctaggtaataaggtttatgattattacctgcatgctagaactatatagaactctgctcgcattacgtttagatacacatgactttattacattagaatacctacgtgcttacgcttttctgtcatcgccctattcgcgaaccactctcacttacgttacttttactatgaagatcatgtctggacgtgttaacatgactcaagcccaatcgacggctctcattaacgaacaagttgctgcggcgtttgcagccgcacaagcaggaggtataacctgctattccagacctatctgtaacacctcgaatttttgtgtccaatgatgtgttaacacgtgtcatttgtttacacgtggcatctataataaataaaggactaaattttgacaaaccttgaaaatatataaattcgagggttataaatgtcaacaagggtaaatatactgtatagtatccctaaataatgcttaaaccgtcaaacgaataaattataagatcgtacaaaaacaaaacgcggaagaaagtgagagattacaaactacaggggttaactgtgtcaacatgtttaataatacctctgagtgaccctttaacgttcccaagactttgtaacggtattataccctcactaaaataacatatatgaatttcgcgaagtttcgatatgaaacgagaaagttacgatcgaattcgtagaagaagggttaaaagcgtcaacagtgaaagttaaggctttccaatataattaataaataaaccggggacttaataatgcgggtaattaacacgaggcccctatcggtaaataaccgagggtcaaaccgcaaagttaccccttcaaaaccgaaaggtcaggtgaatcattacgaaagatttcgttattaatgaccggattctgtaatcattacaaaaagatttaaaaatcctgaaaacttaaccttaggcgacccgcgtgaaggttaaggattagttgaggcgggccgcgagcctcctcactaattcgcctgatttcttaacctttaggcgacccgcattaaaatgcatgggaactcccatgcgggccgcgtaaagtgcccagatgaagaatggttgtaactacttggcttttggagcttttgaacgatcaaacaaccaattaattgagcatgggtgccccctacacgacccataccacttagggacacctgcccatgatccatgatcaattgtagcttgttgtgtaatgatcttgaaggctcttaagcactataaataagctacattgcctcatatcattcacaacatcaaaacacacaactactgatcattctaagtgctcccaagcattctcttctgctctataatcaagaagcaacttctgtaagtcgttcataaccattttggtttcacatttccatagttatagctcataagcgcaaccgtcgtaactaacggttgtcattacaataactcgcaaatgattcagtcttatgacgaatcaaaaatggttatgagttggtatttatgtgggtattaaacctctaaaagggttccccctgatcaccactctaactatgtcaaatgtcgagtcaaacgtgcggttaaaaagtcaacagaaagctattttagcgatttaagcataatctgtaatgtatatgttatggaacctgttttgacaatcataaaacatgataataagtatataaacctgtttgcgctcgtttgaatcgatcatttactatattgaaccggttcggagccgaaagtcgcataagtttgacttttgctttgacttcagttctgacccgttttagtgaggtataaatataccttaggactctcttaggaccaggtcacatgttggtatacgcctctgtggtcggttcatgagttatccgagtcttttgcgcaattccgtcattcgcctaaaagttgaccgtaacggccttttaaaaattaaaacgagtatttcggacacgtgaacgggccaaaaccttgcttattaaattataagcatgtccttaaagtttcacgtcaatccgaggtctagaatgagagttatgctaaaaggcgcacttttaagaaagttttgtaattaacggcgcaattagcataacacccatctaacccaagttttcgtcaccaaaacctttacccactgtggtaaaataatattttgagaattttaaagatttttaataatttttaccttgctcataacctgtggttatggctacggttcggtaaataccgaatatgccctttttggccaaaacgggagttctacaaggtcttttgacccgattccagttgccactggttttaaataataaataaagtattttaagctttataaactgttcgggagactcagatttcctgtagaactcgaaaagccctttttaagtctttaaaatgaccgaaaagcccctacggggcataatattaacttaaattcgttacgggcattacggaaggtatcctactgataccaaaatacttttaaggcatattgacttaggaaataagcgtacgactcttatggttaaccgtttcgcctatttgcgcacacggtacggctcatggaactagttttcgtgcaatagccgatatgggtcaaattatattatttgaaccccaaaatccagagtatgaactataaacccatatacaacaagtcactgaacttgttgggtccaaatcatactccattctcggttttcgccttttcgtgcgaattaaccatatctatatatcggaatcaaccggtttaagctacggcaaatacaaggaccgttaggattctaagaggttaattaaaacctttgttccagattaggagccctagtaaaagctatcggtgacttgatcgtaattaaggattatacttgcaaaggtaaatactttaacttatttcccctatatgggcttgggttacggtatattaataccgcttgattgagcattatataattccatcgcttaggtggttaattaattaaatatgattggctcatttaaacagttttgttgcttataagcctttggggggtttaatgaccgttgtcccggatatccttggcatcattttacgaaatggccacgaccatcgacatcccggtgtaggcgtacacccggtataaagtgtcgacattaaaactaaaagacgtagccgttggtttttatactacggttttacgcaaacgtggtgtgtctataaatctttaacccggcacgacccgggctactgaacgcataaaagaacatgtaaaacgttcacaagatcattatgaattttcccaagttataaaagagtttgtgccttgtgcattcaaatcaattttaataaacattttcaaatgtgtcagttgaatgtatttaccagtgtaaactgacgtattttccccaaaaagattaagtgcaggtacctaaacgtaaattggctggtattagctccctagcgtcgggataagcctcgcaagcttgattgcagtatctgatggaacaatactttatgtttacaTACGATCCACTGTGAAtttattcaacccctgtaatacattttgatattacgatcagaggttgaaatttatatttttatcttatgcttccgctgtgcattatataattgtgtggtttgactatattgttgccaacatcgtcacggtaatcccccaccgggcccaccggtgagacacgtggaaatcggggtgtgacaggttggtatcagagccaacattgagtgaattaaacactaccctattgtgtttaatctcagtgacacaattgcacatacttgagtctagacaagaacttaggacaaattcggattaatactcctttttgtctttatttttcgatttgatttttaataagttttggagcaggaaaatgccacctgttatattccgaggaagaggaaggggacgtagaggccgaggagaaaccgtgacacatcacgatcaagaagctggaccatctggtacaagacatccttcgatgacaaggagcgaagagccacaacgacgaagagatctttacgaaccagcgaggcattccacttcgcacagctcgacgccatcctaccggcactcctttgggccagactcagaaaataatcccaacaacccacaaccttccttcatacctctacaacgttcggtttcgcaccggaattatgacgaccctactccatactacgtagctcagtttaatccggctgactacatacaggaaccttcaggttttgttccactagggccacaagacca
The Helianthus annuus cultivar XRQ/B chromosome 6, HanXRQr2.0-SUNRISE, whole genome shotgun sequence genome window above contains:
- the LOC110876892 gene encoding 50 kDa gamma-zein-like; this encodes MRDLNQFDIRSLKAMGVIVETDHGDRLRGLNNEVWDPFPPLPADDEDEEMQEQHEVQQHEPHTLPHQPQTPPHEPQHHDYHQHQEWPEFYQQFQQMRVTQELHGTYIDQIRTSQDQIRASQDQLCDNSYFEPVFVMNV